The Arachis ipaensis cultivar K30076 chromosome B10, Araip1.1, whole genome shotgun sequence DNA window GGATTTAGAGTTTTGTATAAaaaagaaattaaggaaaaaagtGTTCCAAGAAAATTTTGGTTATGTTTTTCTATCACATGGAAAAAAATATGACTTAACTAATGACGTTATTAACGTACATATCACTCATTCCGTTAACTATTAGTGTCAAATTTAACGGCAAAATAATATTAAAcctatttaaaatttttggaacaaaaataaaatgtttaaaacgttagagaccaaattaaaatttaacctaAATGTTgagaattaaaataatatttttccctAATAAGAATTGAAGAGAGATTTAATGTataatttttctttgttcttaaaatatttttttatcatacatcatttatataaaaatgtataTTTAACTATGTGTAAGATTTAAATTTAAGACTTCTTTATACCTAATTCAATATTTCAACTTGTGTTTTTCCtctttggattttagaattttctTTGGTCATTTTTTACTTGTTGATGTAAATCAAATTTGCAAATTTTAAGCAGGGACATTGGAAAGGCTTCAAAGCTGAGTGAAGAGATCAAGAAGGTCATTGAAGAGGGAAAAACTAGTAGGAAAGTGATGTTAATCCAAAATAAATAAGCATTTTTGTATGAGAAATTCTTATATAAGCTTGTATTCTCATAATCATTTGAGGGTAGGGGCATTAATTGGCACAATTATTACATTTACAATTATATGTGAAATACTTTTTTATAATTTCTTTGTGTTTATAGTAAATTGACTAGAGAAAGTATGGGAGCTAATAAATTTAGTGTACAATGTATATAAtagggataaaattgaaattaatatcaaataataaataaacaattaatttttaataattaccaatttaaaatttaaaataaaaaaggatttGAACAGTTATGTAAACTCCAAAAACGACTTCCATTTTTCCTATCTGATGTGACTGTCTTCTCGTCCAGTCTCTTCTTCTCTCATCGGTGCCGCGCCGCTACAAACACCAGTCGCCGTCGCCCATAGCTCCGGCCGACGGCGACGTGCGCACCACGAACGTCCAGCAACACCGTCGCGCAGTTTGCGTCGTTCCCGCATCGCGCCAATCGTACAGTCCCTCTTCTGTGTCGACGGTTTCTCCCTCCCAACGTCTCTCTCACACTCCTTCTCGCCTTGCAACTCGTGCCGTCTCAGTCTTCACCTCCTACAACGTGATGACCTGCCTCCGCACCCGATCCGGTTCCCACATGCGCCACACTCTCCGCTGGTATGACCTCGTCACCCTCAGCGTCGGCGGCATGGTTGGTGCCGGCGTCTTCGTCACCACCGGACATGCCGCTCACCTCTATGCTGGTCCCGCCGTTGTCCTCTCCTACGCAATTGCAGGCCTCTGCGCTTGACAACAGGAATCAAGTACAAAAGTGAAAGTCTTTTTGTATGCAAATGTTCATTACACTGGGTCGGCGGATGGTTATTTACGTaagtataattaaaataatatgaaTGTTTAATGCAGTAGATATACAAATGGTTGTTTTAATGAGCATTTAGATGATTAGTTTATTGGATTTGATTGGAGCATACAGACTTAACATTTTAAGGGTGATCAGTTTTATATGTAaccagatggttattttaattagGACAGTCACGGCGCTATTGGGGTTGCTAGGGTGGGTGATGGCGCTGCTAAAGTTGCTAGAGGGGTGGTCACAGTACTGTTGGGGATGCTGAAGGGGTCAGGCGCGGCTAGGATTTGATAGTGGGTAGGAGattctttaaatttaaaattggtgGGTAAACGTGTTTTGTTACTAGAATTTAGGGGGtgtttcttattttttaattcatCGTGGGCTAGAACTagcccattgtacatattgtcaagatttttcattgtttcttattttcaattCTTATACATTTTCGATTCTAAAAAAGAAAGAGATATTACAATTTATATGGATACTCTAAAATAAATTGATCTTTTTTGTTCAACTATTTCGTCCAACAATAATGAAATAAGTTCTGAAAGaatacaaacaaatttttgttttttttttggacaaaaacaaatttttgttaaataaatctcttatttattcctttttttttctagattttttatttattttcattaaaatattatctaacaatttttaactatcaactttactTAAAATTAATTGCACGTCTGTACCTAAATTTCTACCTTAATTTTAatgtaatataaaatattttattgaaccattcaatcatatttttgttctttgtattattatttactattgatataaaaaataattattttttttatttttcaataataatttattccaaagatataaaaactaattatttttatttagcaTGTGAAACTGCTTTATTGCTATGTTTAATTGTTTATAAGcctaaagaaaatgaaaaaaaaaaaaaaactgcaactaaaaagaagagaaatgctGGTAATAACAAGATTGATGACGTCATGACAGTTAGTTCTAACTTCTAACGCGATATCGTGCTGGATCAGCCCGGTTTCGTAATTACGAAACTACCCCTCTGCCATTTTCATCTACCTTCCTCCCCGGCATTGCTCTCACCATTGTTTCACAAACCAAAAGAAGAAACAAGATACGAAGGCTTTGTATCGTCCGAAATGTCGGTGAGTTTCAAACTTTTTTCTCAGATCTGCTTCGTTTCGTGGCACATTTTCCCTTTCAATTTTATGTACCAGTAATTTCGCTTAACATTGTTCGTTGAACTTTTCAGATCCTATATGGATCTCTTCTCTTGTTGTTATATTTGTTTGCGGTGCATTGTGTTGTTTGTGCTTTGATGCTGAGAAAACAGAAAAGACGTAAGAAAATCGATGTAACTTTGTTGTATGGGAATGAGGAACTAAAAATGTTGTAATAACTTGCAATGGCTTTGTTAGTTATCCTTCAAAAAACTGTGTTAAACCGTTTgatatacacttttttttttttgaatatgtaGCTGGAGATATTGGCCACTCACAGCAGCTCTGtttttgtggtattttcatcttcttgttcttgttttgaaaGCTTTGAAGCTTGGGTTGTTTGGCTTGTTGTATGCACGTTTTGCGCAATAATTTGTGACTCTCTTGTACCCTATTTTTCATCATAGTGAAGCTATATCCTGGTCTTGGTGACTCGTGGTTTTTACTTCTCTCATTGAggaggttttccacgttaaaaatcTTGGTGTGTTAGCTTGTCTCTAATTTCTGGTTTATGTGATTTTTCCACTGCTATTGGGTATTATTGTACTGGTGTTAATACTTGTTGTGAGTGGATATTGTTGCTCCTCTAATTCTTGCAAGTAGGGAATTGTGTTTTATTCCTATCAAGTGCTACTTTGGATCTTAAATGTTCCCCAGTGACATGTTCGGTTTGTTTGCAAGTTTCAAAGAGGATAGAACATTGAAGGGAGTCTTTAATGCAATGGTTGAGTATAGGCAACTCTATTGTTAGTAAGTTTTAGCGGTAGGGATTAGTATGGCAATCCTAGGATCGTAGTAGCTAGAATCTCGAGTTAACTCTTAAAATCTTTTGATATTAGGATTTTCAATGAGTCAACCGATTCTACAAAATTTCTACTCGATCGAACAATTTTTTCGTATTTAACACACATAATTATTCTTTCCAAAAATGTGGTTCTAAACCTGCTGTTGTTTTGTGATTCCTTCTGGGTATCTCACATCTATTGGTGATACATGATTGTTCTTCTCTCATTGAAATTATTCATTTTGAGGACTTTTTATTTGGGCAATGCTCACTAGTGGTTGTAATTTGTAAAGTCATGAAATTGCATTAGTTAaattaatgatgaatgatgacAAGGCCTCATGCAAAAGGGACATTCTGTTGCTGATATTGTGTCTTGGTAACTTGAGATAAAATTTCCTGTTGGCTTCATGACTCTTGTTCTgttgctttgtcttctgaactgATAAAGCTTGTTTTCTGTTTGACTAGATTGTGCTACATTATATCCATTTGAGCATGTAATGTTTCTTTAGCTCCTAATTTTTGTGGAGCATCGTCCTAAAAgtatttcaatttaaaatttcacaTGCAGGCCCCTGTGGACCATACCAATGAAAAAGTTGAAGCGGTTCCCTCCTCTACATCTCCACATAATTGGAGTCCTCATTTTTCAAACGTGAGTAAGAAATTTTCACATAGCAAATTTGTTAGCATCAAAATTGTAGAATACATAATCTAGTAGCAAATAGCAGTTTTGTTTGGCAAATTGTATTTCTGGTCATTATAATATTGGTTTCTTAGGGTAATCCTTGCAAACATTTCCTGTTTATGCCCCACTATCCTTTTATATTTTGGCTGTGCCAATTTTTTTTGCTGGATTTCAATTATCCCTTGTTGCAGTAATTTCCAAGTTCACTCCATTTTGCCTTATTACAGGTACGAACAGTTAAGGTTAGCAACATATCACTAACTACTAGCACAATGGATATAGGAGAATTCTTCTCATTTTCAGGTGAAATTCAATACATAGAGATGCAAAGGTGAGAGTACTTCTAATGCAGAATTTTGTTCATTTCTTATCATTATAATTGTTTTAACTTGTCCGTTAAGTGTCACTCTTACCTTCGATGATCACTGCAGGGAAAATGATCATACCCAGGTTGCTTATGTTACCTTTAAGGAGACACAGGGAGCAGAAACAGCAGTTCTCTTGACGGTATGTTTATATCAAAATGACTTTCATATTGAAAACATAACAATACATTTCATAATTACGTTTATGTATGAGTTGAACCATTTCCCAATTAATACTTTCCTATTTAATCACTAAAGCTcatgaaagataagataagatacgaTAAAATGAAACACGTACTTGTAATTGATTTTCTTTGCCTAAATCATGCACTTATTCTCCTGTTTCTAGTATAGGGTTCCAAGATTGGTGATCTATATGTCACAATCACACCGGTGGAGAACTATCAGCTGCCCCCTGAAGCTCTTGCCTCAACTGTGGTAAGTACTTAATTTTCTAAGTTACTTTATTGTGTGATTGAGGTAATGGTGCATCTTGTGCTGCTACAAGTACTTTTATGTAATCAAATGCACGAAATATGAACACTTTTGCTTAACATATGTTTGTGCCATCTGCCAAAAGATAGCACTGTCAAAATAACATGCTAAGTGTTTGTAAACTTTTTCCTTACTGATAAACTCTCAAGTATCATGAAGTTTCTAATGTACAATCCTCTTCTCAACAGACAGACCAAACTCCTACCACAGTTATGAAGGCTGAAGACGTGATGAGCACGATGCTTGCCAAGGGTTTCATCTTAGGAAAGGATGCAATCACGAAGGCAAAAGCCTTCGATGAACGTCATAACTTGTCCTCAAATGCTTCTTCCACTGTTGCTTCCATTGATCGTAAGATTGGTCTAAGTGATAAATTAAGCATTGGAACAGCTATTGTAAATGAAAAGATGAGAGATCTGGACGAAAGATATCGCGTCTCTGAAAAGACAAAGTCTGCTTATGCTGTTGCTGAGCAAAAGGCTAGTGTTGCTGGATCTGCTATCATGAGCAATCATTATGTATTAACTGGAGCTTCATGGTTCTCAAGTGCCTTTTCTGCTATAGCTAAGGCAGCAGAGGATGTTAGCACAAAGACCAAAGAGAAGGTTGAGCAAGCCGAGGTGCAAAAGAAAGAAGCCATTATCAATGAAAGGAAAGGAACTGTTGATGAGTTTGCAAAGATGCACTTGGAGTCGGATGCTGGCCCTGCAATAGTTCCTGTTAATTCTGGTGATGACAGTAAGCACAGGGTTCTATAATATGAGCTGATTCACAATGCCTTACCTTCACACGAGTCACACGACCACAGTTGGATTGATCTAGCACAGTTATATATTGTCAGTCTTCAATGCAAGTCTGTTGTATGATGATAAGTCTTGTTGATTGTTTTTATTAATGTAAAGGCTTATCTGATAGATGTCATTCTTAAATATGATCGATATTCATAATAAATGATTAATTGTTACTATCTTTGGAttgtttctcaattcatttctcCTCTTAAATCATGTGATTTTGGTGAGGGTTTAATGTAAACATTATCATCACTTCATCAATATAATTCTTTTCAGAACGTTAGCATTTTACGAAGACAGATAGTTTTACTTTTAGTGTGTATTTTACTgttctctttttccttttcaaCCAAGGAGAGAAAAGGAAGGATAATGTATATCACACATTTTACTGTCTTAAATACATTGGGCAGGTTTTAAGTCAAATTACATGTTCCTATTGGCAGCTGGTGATATCTTAAACAATGGAAGAAATTCACTTTGATGTTCCTCTCTTCATTTACCTCATTTTGGAGACAGTAGTGCTTTACTGCAGTGTAATTAAAATTCAAGTGAACATATATATTGCAAAATATTGCAAAGGAAGCGGCAAAAAAGTCAATCTTCTCTTATAAAAGAATGGTCCAGTTGTTCACTGGTTCTATAATGCAAGGAGATAAACTTCTGTATAACTGTAATATATCTTTTAAGCCATCAATAGTTAGGAGCAGGGTATCCCGTTGCTAGGTTTTCAcagctttaaaaaaaaaatgtgtgtATGATTTGTCATTACACCTATTAGCACTTTTGAACAATCAATATAGTTACATGGGAAAAATAATGGAGTTCCCTTCCTCTCAGGTAGGGATACAAATGAATTTATTTAATACTGATTAAGAATCAACCCGGTATCTGAATGCCATTTTTCTTCAGATGGGTAGGGAACAATCGTAAAAAACTGAATTGTTCAGCGGATGTTGCTCCATGCCAGTTAGAATGTTGTCATAGATAGCGTATTAACCACTGTAGGCTCTGTAGAGAAGTGAAGATAACACTAAGTTTCTTGTTAAGGACATCAAGGAATACCAAAAAATCAACAATAGGAGAAATCAAATGTTAGTAAATGAAATTATTAATTTCAAACTGATTGCTGTCTGGGCTTTGATTTCTTGCCATATGAAATTAAGTGACTAACAGAATATAACAAACCGGGTTACCATACCTGCATGCATTCATGCAAATTCTCATCTTTTGATCTTACGTGCATCTGTAAAATCATAAGATTAATTACTTACATGACATTCTATTCACAATTTCTCTACTTGATGGCGGCTTCTATGGAAAATAATACAGCCAAAAGAAAAGATGAAACATTTAATTTTCACAAANNNNNNNNNNNNNNNNNNNNNNNNNNNNNNNNNNNNNNNNNNNNNNNNNNNNNNNNNNNNNNNNNNNNNNNNNNNNNNNNNNNNNNNNNNNNNNNNNNNNNNNNNNNNNNNNNNNNNNNNNNNNNNNNNNNNNNNNNNNNNNNNNNNNNNNNNNNtaataataataataataataataataatcaataaataaataaataaataaattttgtgAGTTAACGATTTAGAAGTCAAAGGAGATAGGGAAATAAATTCAGATACACTCCTAgtccttctctttctttccagAATTTCGACTCAACATACACCCtgaactaaaat harbors:
- the LOC107622948 gene encoding binding partner of ACD11 1 isoform X2: MSAPVDHTNEKVEAVPSSTSPHNWSPHFSNVRTVKVSNISLTTSTMDIGEFFSFSGEIQYIEMQRENDHTQVAYVTFKETQGAETAVLLTGSKIGDLYVTITPVENYQLPPEALASTVTDQTPTTVMKAEDVMSTMLAKGFILGKDAITKAKAFDERHNLSSNASSTVASIDRKIGLSDKLSIGTAIVNEKMRDLDERYRVSEKTKSAYAVAEQKASVAGSAIMSNHYVLTGASWFSSAFSAIAKAAEDVSTKTKEKVEQAEVQKKEAIINERKGTVDEFAKMHLESDAGPAIVPVNSGDDSKHRVL
- the LOC107622948 gene encoding binding partner of ACD11 1 isoform X1 — encoded protein: MSLEILATHSSSVFVAPVDHTNEKVEAVPSSTSPHNWSPHFSNVRTVKVSNISLTTSTMDIGEFFSFSGEIQYIEMQRENDHTQVAYVTFKETQGAETAVLLTGSKIGDLYVTITPVENYQLPPEALASTVTDQTPTTVMKAEDVMSTMLAKGFILGKDAITKAKAFDERHNLSSNASSTVASIDRKIGLSDKLSIGTAIVNEKMRDLDERYRVSEKTKSAYAVAEQKASVAGSAIMSNHYVLTGASWFSSAFSAIAKAAEDVSTKTKEKVEQAEVQKKEAIINERKGTVDEFAKMHLESDAGPAIVPVNSGDDSKHRVL